A genomic stretch from Zea mays cultivar B73 unplaced genomic scaffold, Zm-B73-REFERENCE-NAM-5.0 scaffold_516, whole genome shotgun sequence includes:
- the LOC118475622 gene encoding cytochrome c biogenesis CcmF C-terminal-like mitochondrial protein codes for MVQLQNFFFFITSMVVPRGTAAPVLLKWFVSRDVPTGASSSNGTIIPIPISLFPFLVYLHSRKFIRSMDRAKSGVLVKASRPILLPDKIGRSSSARNALFRFVPVLHFLIIESMGDLSYLESFCGLLCLQFFRTLFSLPRDRSAKRERALRSKGQTLRPKGNEQQNDKMRCPGHPHIERRVEGFGPVAFPAPPSSSGACLGGVPPEIGLEALALPTSRLLMAVGHDYYKKVKMNLSISHGGVCIFMLGVLLSCDPMAYVRPVAHASYSICSGRAA; via the coding sequence ATGGTCCAACTACAGAACTTCTTCTTTTTCATTACTTCCATGGTCGTGCCCCGTGGCACGGCAGCACCCGTACTATTGAAATGGTTCGTCAGTAGAGATGTTCCCACTGGTGCCTCTTCTTCCAATGGTACTATAATTCCTATTCCTATCTCTTTATTCCCTTTTTTGGTCTATCTACATTCAAGGAAATTCATACGCTCCATGGACAGAGCAAAAAGTGGAGTGTTGGTCAAAGCAAGCCGCCCTATTCTATTACCAGACAAAATTGGGAGAAGCTCATCCGCTAGAAATGCTTTATTTCGTTTCGTTCCCGTTCTTCATTTCCTTATTATCGAATCCATGGGGGACTTGTCATATTTAGAATCTTTCTGCGGTCTGCTCTGTTTACAATTCTTTCGTACTCTCTTCTCTTTACCACGCGATAGGTCAGCGAAGCGTGAGCGGGCGCTCCGAAGTAAAGGCCAAACACTTCGGCCTAAGGGGAATGAGCAACAAAATGACAAGATGAGGTGCCCCGGGCACCCCCATATAGAAAGAAGGGTCGAAGGTTTTGGGCCTGTAGCTTTCCCCGCCCCCCCCTCGTCGAGTGGTGCTTGTTTGGGGGGTGTGCCACCTGAAATCGGGCTTGAAGCTCTCGCCTTACCAACGAGCCGACTGTTGATGGCTGTTGGTCACGACTACTACAAAAAAGTGAAGATGAATCTTTCTATTTCACATGGAGGAGTGTGCATCTTTATGTTGGGTGTTCTTCTGTCGTGCGACCCGATGGCTTATGTGCGACCTGTGGCCCACGCCTCCTATTCTATTTGTTCAGGGCGGGCGGCGTGA
- the LOC118475621 gene encoding cytochrome c biogenesis CcmF C-terminal-like mitochondrial protein, whose protein sequence is MDWDGNAKQQARDERFVAKAHTFSWFVFWGWGNKLASSQAYPRPLSCPSRPAAVGSPHLSSTSPVFGPSCMRQKLVPRTVRRPSPTPAIMVQLRSTNTNKIQFTQRLPLGPELHMGKERCCLRGLDHLHGPTSHSICGNFMIYKPSPTSERFMFEHDESLRADLLPINFPASYENGKLEDFLMKNHEHKNFWFSMFPERRYYWSRETRSTTEVAIHTNPLTDLYAPIGTGSSRTGGWYTTIMKLPFIFSIRIGFLLASSGGSRSLLRQLQKDKLHWNRESFVHNCIKGVKIVAAARRGLISNNLSSLPQWISILL, encoded by the coding sequence ATGGACTGGGATGGAAACGCGAAGCAACAAGCAAGGGATGAGCGCTTTGTTGCTAAAGCGCATACGTTTTCTTGGTTTGTTTTTTGGGGGTGGGGCAATAAGCTTGCTTCTTCACAAGCTTATCCCCGCCCCCTTTCCTGTCCGTCCCGACCGGCAGCAGTTGGGTCTCCCCATCTCTCCTCAACTTCCCCGGTCTTCGGCCCGAGCTGTATGAGGCAGAAACTCGTCCCACGTACGGTTCGGAGGCCGAGCCCCACCCCTGCAATAATGGTGCAGCTTAGGTCAACTAATACGAATAAGATACAGTTCACTCAACGATTGCCtttgggtcccgaactccatatgGGGAAGGAACGTTGTTGTTTGCGAGGTCTCGATCATTTACATGGACCCACTTCTCATTCCATTTGTGGGAATTTTATGATTTATAAACCGTCCCCAACGAGCGAAAGGTTCATGTTTGAACATGATGAATCACTTCGTGCCGACCTGTTGCCCATAAACTTTCCTGCCTCATATGAGAATGGAAAACTGGAAGATTTTCTGATGAAGAATCACGAACATAAGAATTTCTGGTTTAGCATGTtcccagaaagaagatactactgGTCGCGAGAAACGAGGAGCACGACTGAAGTGGCTATACATACAAATCCATTGACGGATCTATATGCTCCGATTGGAACTGGAAGTTCCAGAACTGGCGGCTGGTATACCACCATAATGAAATTGCCTTTTATTTTTAGTATTCGGATAGGATTTCTGTTGGCTTCATCGGGAGGCTCGCGTAGTTTGTTACGTCAACTCCAAAAGGATAAGTTGCATTGGAATCGAGAAAGTTTCGTTCATAATTGCATAAAAGGAGTCAAAATAGTGGCTGCGGCGCGTCGAGGGTTGATATCGAATAACCTTTCGAGCCTTCCCCAATGGATCTCTATCCTCCTTTGA
- the LOC118475623 gene encoding NADH dehydrogenase [ubiquinone] iron-sulfur protein 3 yields the protein MDNQSIFKYSWEILPKKWVHKMKRSEHGNRSYTNTDYPFPLLCFLKWHTYTRVQVSIDICGVDHPSRKRRFEVVHNLLSTRYNSRIRVQTSADEVTRISPVVSPFPSAGRWEREVWDMSGVSSINHPDLRRISTDYGFEGHPLRKDFPLSGYVEVRYDDPEKRVVSEPIEMTQEFRYFDFASPWEQRSDG from the coding sequence ATGGATAACCAATCCATTTTCAAATATAGTTGGGAGATTTTACCCAAGAAATGGGTACATAAAATGAAAAGATCGGAACATGGGAATAGATCTTATACCAATACTGACTACCCATTTCCATTGTTGTGCTTTCTAAAATGGCATACCTATACAAGGGTTCAAGTTTCGATCGATATTTGCGGAGTGGATCATCCCTCTCGAAAACGCAGATTTGAAGTTGTCCATAATTTACTGAGTACTCGGTATAACTCACGCATTCGTGTACAAACAAGTGCGGACGAAGTAACACGAATATCTCCGGTAGTCAGTCCATTTCCATCAGCCGGCCGGTGGGAGCGAGAAGTATGGGATATGTCTGGTGTTTCTTCCATCAATCATCCGGATTTACGCCGTATATCAACTGATTATGGTTTCGAGGGTCATCCATTACGAAAAGACTTTCCTCTGAGTGGATATGTGGAAGTACGCTATGATGATCCAGAGAAACGTGTGGTTTCTGAACCCATTGAGATGACCCAAGAATTTCGCTATTTTGATTTTGCTAGTCCTTGGGAACAGCGTAGCGACGGATAA